A region of Anopheles merus strain MAF chromosome 2R, AmerM5.1, whole genome shotgun sequence DNA encodes the following proteins:
- the LOC121589064 gene encoding protein sidekick-2-like: MTNLVNTNLGFIVYGLIFASFYGSATRIFDIENIPVVKYVAVAGRNVTISCPGVNEHSLIDTLIWKTTQTVAEYVNGSPLVNNPRITLLPGNFSLHISPTSSADTAEYTCLFNDRHSPEAIADLLVQDVPDPPGRPLVVSFTSRSVDLSWAHSQDARNAPVTNFIIETRVGENGDWNQVAPIYTKSHLTTYQVTELLPFTVYSFRIIAVNELGHSTPSKESYYFVTLREAPTGKPVTTIAHNTSATSVYISWKPPPPDTILGEFLGYRITYRTRDRHPDDVKEIYIRDSTVESHEIHNLETYTQYLVSIQVFNPEGLGPPTTVLVMTDEGVPTKPRNLSVLEITSTTIRISWLEPEKRNGVIHGYRVYYVYQNQTLLHLPILKNDAAQNSVFYYTLTNLKPFTDYRIIVTAFTLKYDGEPSEVSLRTDVGGPSPPKVLNLTCHSLDTLFFSWRIPRVYHSSIDFYIVNYRNLEYDDTHEIRISANASIVETSMVIPNLTTNSAYEVKVRGATVSTVNPKKVVLGTYCEPIKIALRANCEQYQPPPLRHNPYVDQELVILAGIVIGCFGLLLIILAIVLWRKCFHASYHEAGDQRPSERTDHKPTVQSNGWKTSCDSNGIVQTSIPSEEYINGQQQAMIDRFHR; this comes from the exons ATGACTAATCTCGTTAATACCAACCTGGGATTTATTGTCTATGGATTAATTTTTGCTTCGTTCTACGGCAGCGCAACGCGGATATTCG ATATTGAAAACATCCCGGTCGTTAAATACGTAGCCGTGGCCGGCCGGAACGTTACCATCAGCTGTCCTGGAGTGAACGAGCACTCGCTAATCGATACGCTCATTTGGAAAACCACACAAACCGTAGCCGAGTACGTTAATGGGTCGCCGCTGGTAAACAACCCGAGG ATCACGCTGCTGCCGGGCAACTTCAGCTTGCACATCAGTCCCACCAGCTCGGCCGATACGGCCGAGTACACCTGTCTGTTCAACGACCGGCACAGTCCGGAAGCGATAGCGGATCTGCTAGTGCAGG ACGTGCCGGATCCACCTGGGCGACCGCTGGTGGTAAGCTTCACGTCACGTTCCGTCGATTTATCGTGGGCCCACTCGCAGGACGCACGGAACGCACCGGTTACGAATTTCATCATCGAAACAAG GGTCGGTGAAAATGGAGACTGGAATCAGGTGGCACCGATCTACACTAAATCACATCTAACCACGTACCAGGTGACGGAACTGCTACCCTTCACCGTGTACAGCTTTCGCATCATTGCCGTTAATGAGCTAGGACACAGTACACCCTCGAAGGAGTCGTACTACTTCGTGACGCTGCGGGAAG CACCGACCGGCAAGCCGGTAACGACGATAGCGCACAACACATCCGCCACCTCGGTGTACATCTCCTGGAAGCCGCCGCCACCGGACACGATTCTGGGCGAGTTCCTTGGCTACCGCATAACGTACCGTACGCGGGACCGCCATCCGGACGACGTGAAGGAGATTTACATTCGCGACAGCACCGTCGAG AGCCACGAGATACACAACCTGGAAACGTACACGCAGTATCTGGTGTCGATACAGGTGTTTAATCCCGAAGGATTAGGCCCACCGACGACCGTGCTGGTGATGACCGACGAAGGTG TACCGACCAAACCGAGAAACCTGAGCGTGCTGGAAATCACGTCAACGACGATCCGCATCAGCTGGCTCGAGCCGGAAAAACGGAACGGCGTCATCCACGGGTACCGGGTGTATTACGTCTACCAGAATCAAACGCTGCTCCATCTGCCAATCCTGAAGAACGATGCGGCCCAAAACTCGGTCTTCTACTACACGCTGACAAATCTGA AGCCCTTCACGGATTACCGGATCATAGTGACAGCTTTCACGCTAAAGTACGACGGCGAACCGTCGGAGGTGTCGCTGCGCACGGACGTCGGTGGACCGAGTCCACCGAAGGTGCTGAACCTCACCTGCCACTCGCTCGACACGCTCTTCTTCAGCTGGCGGATACCGCGCGTCTACCATTCGTCGATCGATTTCTACATCGTGAACTACCGCAATCTAGAGTACGACGATACGCACGAGATACGCATCTCGGCCAATGCGTCCATCGTCGAGACGTCG ATGGTTATTCCCAACCTGACGACGAACAGCGCGTACGAGGTGAAGGTTCGTGGGGCGACCGTAAGCACGGTGAATCCGAAAAAGGTTGTCCTCGGCACCTATTGTGAACCGATAAAG ATTGCACTCCGGGCGAATTGCGAACAGTATCAGCCGCCTCCGCTGAGACACAATCCGTACGTCGATCAGGAGCTTGTCATACTGGCCGGTATCGTGATCGGGTGTTTCGGGTTGCTGCTCATCATACTGGCGATAGTGCTGTGGAG GAAATGTTTCCACGCGTCGTACCACGAGGCCGGCGATCAGCGACCGTCGGAACGGACCGACCATAAACCGACGGTCCAATCGAATGGGTGGAAAACGTCCTGCGACTCGAACGGTATCGTGCAAACGTCAATACCCTCGGAGGAGTACATCAACGGACAGCAGCAGGCGATGATCGATCGGTTCCATCGCTAG